GCCTTGGATCGGCGCGCGCTTGCCCGGGCTCTGGACCAGGGCGAGATAGGCGATCGAGACCCGGCGATGGGCGAAGTGCTCGGACGCCTCGGGTCCGGCAGCCGTGCGGTCCCCGAAGGTGTAGAGCTGCTCGACATAGCCGAGCCGGTAGCCGGTCTGCTTTTCCACCCAGCTTCTGAGACCGGCCTGCAGCGTGCGGTGTTCGGAGCGCAGCGGGCCGGAGGGAAGGGCGGGCGCGGGCGCCTGCTCCACCGTCAAGACGAGGGGGGACCGCTCGTGGACGGAGATCACGACCGCCGTCAGATCGACCCGGACCCTGCTTTCTTGATCGATGTCCGCCATGGTGGCGTTCGTGCTCCTCCAGACGTTGTGCGACGATCGTGACCACCCGGGGCCGGACACGGGTTGGATCGCGGCTCAAGTGTCTGTAGACGATCGATATTGCCGCCAGCGCTCGACGAGGCTCCATGTCGCACACTTCTCCGCCGCCATCCAGACTTCCGAGGTCCTTCGGCGAGGCGATTGCGCTGCTGCGCACCCGCTTCGGATGGAACGAATTCGTGATGCTGGCCGCGCTGTTCGTGGTGGCCGCCGGACTGTGGGGCTTCGCGGAGATCGTCGACGAGGTGCTTGAGGGCGAGTCCCACGAGTTCGACGAAGCGATCATGCTGGCGCTGCGCACCGCCGGCGACACCGCCGATCCGATCGGTCCCCCCGCCCTGGAAATCGCCATGCGCGACATCACGGCGCTGGGCAGTTTCCCGGTCCTGTTCCTGATCGGGGCGATCGCGGTCGGCTATCTGGTCGTGCTGCGGAGCTATGCCTCCGCGCTGCTGGTCATCGTCTCGCTGGTGGGAGGCTCGGCGCTCAACACCGTCCTCAAGCAGGCCTTCGCGCGACCGCGCCCGGACCTGGTGGCCCATCTGGTCGACGTCCACACCCTGAGCCTGCCGAGCGGCCACGCGATGCTGTCCACGGTCACCTACCTGACCATCGGGGCGCTGCTGGCGCGGGTGCAGCCCAACCGGCTCCTGAAGATCTACACGGTTGCGGTGGCGGTCGCGCTGGCGCTGCTGGTCGGCATCAGCCGGGTCTATCTCGGTGTCCACTGGCCGACAGACGTACTGTCGGGCTGGTGCCTGGGGGCTGCTTGGGCGATGGCGTGCTGGCTGGTGGCGCGCTTCGTGGGCCGGCTGCGCTCGCCTTCCTCTGCGGCGCCACGGGCCTGAGGGCGGTCATTCCGATCGAGAGCGCGCCTCCTCAGGCAACCCCGGCGGCTTCGGATGCCTCTTCGGCGGCGCGTTCTTCCTGATCGGCCTCGAACCCGAACACGTTGAGTTCGATCACCGCGAAGCAGAGCAGCCAGAGCCAGGCGTCGACCGCGTCCAGGATCTTCTGGCTGACGACGGTCCAGATCACCGCGCACACGATCAGCGTGAAATAGAGCGCGGCCTTGATGAGCTTGACGGCGCGGTACTCGTTGCCCTCGTAGTCCCCCGGTGCGTACATCTGGTAGACGAGCACCGCGCAGACGCCGAGCCAGCTCATGTCGTTGACGACGTCGGTCCACTGGCCCTCGGCGAAATAGCCGACGATCGAATAGACGATCATGGAATAGGCGAAGACGTTGAGCGCGGTGAGGATCAGCTTCTCGCGCCGGCCGGAATAGCCCTCGCCAAGGGTGCTCGATTCATACTCCATGACGCCGATCAGGACGATCCAGGCCATGCTGTCGATGAAGGCGTTCACCTTCCCCTCGACGCTCAGGAACAGGATCGTGTCGATCGCGAGCGCGCCGTAGACCGTCCACTTGAAGATCCGGAACCAGGTCTGGTTCATCTCGACTGCCTTGGGCGCGCCGGAAACCGGACGCGGAACCACGAATTCCGAAAAGAGGCCCCGCCGCTCATCCGCATCGGAGCGGGCACCCGATCGGCGACACCGATGGCGGGCAGGGTTCGCCTGACGGGGGCCGCCTTTTGCTCTTTAGCCGGCGAGGATGACAGGGCTTTGACGGAAAACGAAGTTCCGGGGCCGGCTTTGGGATTGTCCGGGCGGACTCAAACGCCCTTTTCGCGCAGCCAGGCGCCGATGATCTCGCGATGCCGCTCCGGACCGTAGCTGGCGAAGTGGCCGCCATGGACCACGGAGACCGGCAGGTCATAGAGCCGCTTCATGGAGGCGACATAGTCGGCGGCGTCGGCGTGGTAGGTGTCCTCGATCAGCGGACCGTCATAGACGATGTCGCCGGAAAACAGGATCTGCGTCGCGGTCTCGTAAAGCGCGATGCCGCCGGGCGAATGGCCGGGGGTGTGGATCACCTCGAAATGCCGGTCGCCCAGATCGACGACGTCGCCGTCGTGCAGGATGCGGGTCGCCGGCGCCGCCTTCACGGCGTATGTCGCCGAGGAATAGGGCTCCGGCGGCAGGGCGGTGAAGATCTCGTCGGTGACGTACGGGTCGGCCAGCGTGTTGGCGCGGGTCGGATGCGCCAGGAGGTCGGCCTCGGCCGCGTGCACGCAGCGGTCCTCGAACTCGTGATGGCAGCCGATATGGTCGAAGTGGGTGTGGCTTGCGACCGCCGTGAGCGCGCGCTCGGTGACAAGGGGCACATGGGCCCGCAGGCTGACCACGCCCATGCCGCTGTCGATCAGCATGTCGCGGTCCCGCCCACGAACGTGCCAGATGTTGCAGCGGTAGAATTCGACGATGTGGGGTTCGCAGATATAGGTGACGTCGTCGGCGAGCCGGCGCGTCTCGTACCATTTGTCCGCGGACATGCGTTCCATGGGTCTGCCTATCGTTTCAGGATGACCGGGGTGTCGGGAGCGACCCACAGCCCGACCCGGTCGCCGGGGGCGGGCTCGCCGGTCTGCGGGAGCATGATCGTGGCCTCGAAGCCCTGATCGACCGCGTGACGCACCTTGGCCTGGTGATGGGTGCCGAGGAAGGACACGCTCTCCACGATTGCTTCGCCCAGCGCCTGCCGTCCATCGTCGCCGGACGCGGTGAGGAAGTGTTCGGGACGGATCGAGAGGGTGACGCGGTCACCGGCGGAGAAGGCGGTTTCGCTCGCCACCGTCAGTTCGCCGGCCTGGGTGGCGACCGTCACCGACCCGTCCGCGCTGGCCATCACGGCGCCGTCGAGGAAGCAGCTGAGCCCCATGAAGTCGGCGGCGAAGCGCGACTGCGGCCTGAGATAGATGCGCTCCGGCCGTCCCTCGTCCTCGATCGCTCCCTTGTTCATGACCACGATCCTGTCGGCGATGGCCATCGCCTCCTCCTGGTCGTGGGTGACGTGGACGAAGGTGGTGCCGACCTCGCGCTGGATGCGCTTCAGCTCTTCCTGCATCTGCCGGCGGAGCTTCATGTCGAGCGCTCCCAAGGGTTCGTCCAGGAGGAGAACGGCGGGGTCGACGGCGAGCGAGCGGGCGAGCGCCACGCGCTGGCGCTGGCCGCCGGAAAGCTCATGGGGCTTCTTGTGGCCCTGGCCGCCGAGCCCGACCAGGGCCAGCATCTCTTCCGCGCGGGCGTTGCGCTCCGAAGTGCCCACGCCGCGCATGCGGAGGCCGAAGCCGACATTGTTGGTGAGCGTCATGTGCGGAAACAGGGCGTAGTCCTGGAACACCGTCGTGGTCGGCCGCTTGGCCGGCGGTACGGTCGTCATGTCGGTGCCGCCGATCAGGACGTCGCCGGTCTGGGGGATCAGAAAGCCGCCGATGATCGACAGAAGGGTGGTCTTGCCGGACCCGGACGGCCCGAGCAGGACCGCGAACTCGCCATCGGCGATGGACAGGCTGACGTCATCAAGCGCGGTGAAGGCGCCGAACTTTTGCGTGACGTGCACGATCTCGATGCCGGCACTTTTCATGAAGGTCTCCTGCGCCTGAGCACGAAGAGTTCGAGCAGCAGGACGAGCCCGACCGAGATGCCGAAGACGAGGCTGCCGGCAGCGTTCGTCTTCGGGTTCAGGCCCGATCGCAGCATGTTCCAGATCTCGACGGGCAGCGTGACGTCGAAGCGGGTGAGCAGGAACGAGATGATGAACTCGTCCCAGGAAAAGGTCATCGACAGGAAGAAGCTCGCGAACAGCGCCGGCCACATCATCGGCACGGTGACGAGGGTCAGCACCTGCCATTCGCGGGCGCCGAGGTCGCGCGCCGCCCGCTCCACGTTGGCCTGATGGTCGCCCATCTGGGAGTAGAGGATCGCGAAGCACAGCGGCATGTTGATCGCCACGTGGCCGATGCCGGCCGCCAGCAGCGATTTGGGAAAGCCGATCTGGTTGAAGGTGATCAGGAGGCCCATGCCGATGATCAGGTAGGAGACGGTCAGCGGCGCCATGATCAGCGCCTTCTGGAAGCCGGCGCCCGGCAGCCGGAAGCGGGCGAGCGAGAAGGCGGCCAGGAAGCCCAGCGTCACCGCGACGGTGGAGGAGATCACGGCCACCACGACGGAATTGACCAGCGCGGCGGTCAGGTAGCGGTCGGCGAAGAGCTCGCCGTACCAGCGCAGCGAGAAGCCCTTGAAGGGCGGAATCGGAAAGCGCCCGTCCTGGAAGGAAAACAGGACCAGCACGATCACCGGCAGGAAGATGAAGCCGTAGATCACCGCCGCGTAGAGGATGGCGGCGACGGTGCCGGCCCGGTTGCGGGTTGCGCCGCGCATCAGCTCCGCTCCAGTTTCAGCCAGCGGGCGCAGGCGATGTAGACGACGGTGACCACGACCATCAGCAGGATGGCGAGGGCCGACGCCGTCGGGAAATCGGCGCGCCGGTCGATCTGCAGCATGATGAGCTGGGGCATGACGAGGTCGGAGTTCCCGCCCAAGATCTGGGGGGTGATGTAGTCCCCGATGCACAGGACGAAGGTCAGGAACGCGCCGACCATGATGCCGGGAAGGGTCAGCGGCAGGATCACGTACCAGAAGGTGCGGATCGGACCGGCGCCGAGATCGGCGGCGGCCCGGGCATAGTTCTTCGGCAGCTGCATCAGGTTGGCGAAGATCGTGAGCGTCAGCAGCATGACGAAGAAGTGGACGAAGCCGATGACGGTGGCGGTGCGGGTGTTGGCCAGCCGCAGCGGCTCATCGATGAGACCGGTCGCCTGGAGCGCCTGATTGACCACGCCGTTGCTGGCGAGCACCAGAACCCAGGCGTAGGAGCGGACCACGTAGGAGGTCCAGAACGGCAGGATCGCGCAGATCAGCGCCAGGCGCTGCCAGCGCGGCGGCACCTTCTCCGCCAGGATCCAGGCAAGCGGATAGGCCAGCAGCACCGAGAGGACGGTGACCAGAAAGGTGACCTCGAGCGAGTTGACCATCGCTTCGAAGAAGTGGCCGCGCGCGAAGAACTTCGCATAATTGGCGAAACTCCAGCTCGCGACCAGGTCCGTGCCGACGCGTTCCCACAGCGAGACGATCGCCATCACCACGAAGGGAACGCAGAAGAAGGCGACCGTCCACGCGAGCGCGGGCGCGACGAAGCCGAAGGGCCTCAGGTCGGCTGAGCCGCGTCTGTGGACGGTCGCCATGGGTGGTGGTCCTCGCCGGCCGGATCAGTGCTGCAGGAATTCCGCCCAGACGTCCTGCATCTTGGCGTCGAGCTCGGCGTCGGGAGCGGGATAGAGCTGCACGTTCTGCAGATACTCGCCCTGATCGTCCCAGCGCAGCGCCTTCTTCTGCTGCTCGCTGAGGTGATCGCCCGCGGCCTCGTTGGCCGGCATCGCCCAGTAGCAGGACGAGGTGGCGAGCTTGGCCTGGGCTTCCGGCGACAGGATGTACTTCACGAACTCGGTGGCCAGATCCTTGCGCTCGGAATCGGCGAAGACGCCGATCGACTGGGACCACATCACGCCGCCCTGTTCCGGCAGGATCCACTCCAGGTCCGGGTTCTCGGCGGAGAGGCCCGCCGTGACCCACTCGCCGCCGCCGACCAGAACGTCGACCTCGCCGGTCGCAAGCGCCGTCTGGGAGGCGACGACGCCGCCGACGAGCGCTGCGTTATCCTTCAGCTTGAACAGCGCGTCGCGGATATCCGGAAGATCGGCCTCGCTGAGATCGGCCGTCTTCTTGCCGAGGCCCATCGCCACCATGCCCATGACAGGCAGGTAGTAGTCGTAGACGGCAAGCTTGCCTTCGAGATCGCCGTCGGACCAGAGATTGGTCATGTCGGCCATGACCGACGGGTCGACTTCCGCCTGGTTGAAGGAGACGGTGTTGTAGCCGAATTTCTCGGTGACGGCGTAGCGCTTGCCGTCGAGCACCTGCTGGCTGTCGAGGGCGACCTCGGGGAAGATGCTGTCCGGCGCAATGTCTGCCGGCAGTTCGCCCAGGATGCCGGCCTCGACGACACGGGGCACGTCGATGCCGTCGACGACGAGCACGTCCCAGTCGCCGGGCTGGGACTGCTCGATGAGGGAAAGCGCCGTGCCCGTGCCCTCGTATTCCTTCAGGTTCACACGGACGTTGTGCTCTTCCTCGAAGGGCTGGATCAGCTCGCGGTCGGTGTGGTCGCACCAGACCAGGGCGTTGAGCTGGTCCTGGGCCTGGGCCTGGCCGGCGACGAGCGCGACGGCGGACACGCCGAGGGCGAGAAGGCTGGTTCGCATGGCTGTCTTCATGTCGGTTTCCTTGGTCTCTGGTTGGGTGTTCGATCCGCCGGTTCGCTCCAGCGGTATCTGTTGAATGAACGGATCAGTAGCGAACGCCCGGCAGGACGCAGAGCATCTCGTAGAGCAGGTTCGCCGCGATCAGCGCCGTGTTGCCTGAGGGATCATAGGGCGGCGAGACCTCGACCAGATCGCAGCCCACGAGATTCAGGCCGCGGCAGCCGCGCACGATCTCCAGCGCCTGCCACGTCGAGAGACCGCCGACCTCCACGGTCCCGGTGCCGGGCGCGAAGGCGGGGTCGAGGCTGTCGATGTCGTAGGTGAGGTAGACCGGCCGGTCCGGGCCCATCCGCTCGCGGACGGTCTCCATCACCGGCGCCATCGACTTGTACCAGCACTCCTCGGCCTGGATGACCGTGAACCCCTTGTCGCGCGCCCAGTCGAAGTCCTCGGGGCTGTAGCCCGTCCCGCGCAGGCCAATCTGGAAGGTGTTCTGAGCGTCCAGGCAGCCATCTTCGAAAGCGCGGCGGAAGGGGGTGCCGTGAGCGATCTTCTCGCCGAACATCTCGTCGCTGGTGTCGGCGTGGGCGTCGATGTGGATGAGGGCGACGGGGCCGTGCTTCTTCGAGACCGCCTTCAGGATCGGATAGGTCAGCGTGTGGTCGCCGCCGAGCGTCAGCGGGACGCAGTCATGGGCGAGGATCGCGTGATAGTCCTCCTCGATCAGGGCGACCGACTTCTTCAGGTCGAAGGTGTTGAGGGCGACGTCGCCGATGTCGGCGACCTGGAGGCTGTCGAACGGCTTCGCCCCGGTGCCCATGTTGAACGGCCGCAGCATGCGGCTCTCGTCGCGGATCTGGCGCGGGCCCATCCGGGTGCCCGACCGGTTGGAGGTGCCGATGTCGAGCGGAATGCCGACGAAGCAGGCGTCGAGCCCTTCCGCGGTGGGTTGGCTCGGAAGGCGCATCATCGTGACCGGACCGCCGAAGCGGGGCATCTCGTTGCCGCCGAGCGGCTGATTGAACGATTGCGCGGTCACGCGTGCCTCCCTTTTCCGCATGCTGCCATTGAAGGCATGCGGCGCAGCTTAGGAGATTGCGAAAGGTTGATAAAATAAGGCACAGTCAAACGTCAGTTTGACGATTGCAAAGGTATCGCCAGATGCGGCTCGCCGGTTCCGATCTCCGCCTCCTCCAGGTCTTCGACGCGGTGGTGCGCAATGGCGGATTCTCCGCTGCGGAAGCCGAGCTCAACATCGCGTCCTCCACGATCTCCAACCACATGACGGCGCTGGAGCAGCGGCTCGGCATCAAGCTGTGCCAGCGCGGCCGGGTCGGCTTCGCGCTGACGGAAAAGGGCCGCCGGGTGCACGAGGCCGTGCGCCGGCTGTTTCGCGGGATCGCGGATTTCGAGACGGACACCGATGCGCTCAGGGGACGGCTCACGGGCGAGCTCAAGGTGGCGCTGGTCGACAGCGTGGCGGGCGACCCGAACTGCCGGCTGACCGACGCCATCCGCGCCTTCAAGACGCTGGCGCCGGACGTGTCGCTGTCGCTTGTGCAGGAGCGGCCCCAGGAGCTGCAGGCGCGGGTCCACGACGGCACCTACCATTGCGGGATCGGCTCGTTCCCGCACACGATCTCCGGCCTCGACCGCACGCCGCTCTATGACGAGCGCCACGAGCTGTATGTCGGCGTCGGGCATCCGCTGTTTGAGGTGCCGGAGGACGAGCTGAACTCGGCGATGCTGCGCCGGCACGCCATGGTGCGCCGGGCCTACTGGCGCGAACAGGATCACAAGCGCTTCAATCTCGGACCGGTCGAGGCGACGGTGCACCAGATCGAGCCGCAGCTGATGCTGGTGCTTTCCGGCCGGTTCGTCGGCTTTCTGCCTGAGCACGTGGCGGCGCCCTATGTCGCGGACGGGGAGCTGCGTCCGATCCTCGGCGAGGAGATCAACTATGTCTGCGGCTTCGAGTTTTTGAGCCGGCAGGGCCACCGGATCACCCAGGTGCTGCAGGAATTCCGGCGCTGCTGCATCGCGGCGCACGAGAGCATTTCCCGTTCAGATTGACGCAATCTGAACGAAAAGGAATTGCTCAACCTATTGAACCGGGAGCCATTTCTCATCGATCAGGTGTCTCCACCTGATCGGAAAAGGCTCCAGTCGACGGCGGTGGAGCCCGCGTTCAGCGCCTGACCGACGGCCCGATCAGGCCGGCCAGCCTTCCCGGAAGGCGTCGGTGAAGATCAGCATGGTCGGGCCGTCGCGCCGGGACGACTCGAGAAGATCGTCGGTGAAGGTCTCCACCGACGGCTTCACCACCTGCCAGCCGGAGGCGGCTGCAATCGTCGCCAGATCGGGCGTGACGATATCGACACCGATCGGCCGGATGTTGCGGGCCTGCATGTAGGACTTGATCTCGCCGTAGCCGTCATTGTCGTGGAGGAGCAGGATCACCGGCGCTCCGGCTTCCACCGCGCTGGCGAGTTCGCCCAGACAGAACTGCAGACCGCCGTCGCCGGAGAGCGCAATCACCGGCCTGTCGTCGGCCAACTTCGCGCCGATGGCGGAGGGAAGTCCGTAGCCGAGGGTCCCGTAGCCGGTCGCGGAATTGAAGTAGCTCGCCGGCCGGTCCATGGCGAAGGCGGCGTTGCCGGAATAGACGAGCTGGGTGGAATCGCCCGCAATCCGCGCGTCCGGCAGGGTCTCGCGCACGGCGGCCAGGATCGAGAGATCCCGGCGCGCCATCTCCGGAAGCTCCGCCGCGCCGGCGTTGGCCCGGGCCGCACGGTCGGCACCGTCGGTGCGGCCCGTCGGACCGAGACGCTCCAGAAGCCCGTCCACGGCCAGCGCCGCGTCGCCGACGAGGCCGAGCGCCGGTGCGATCCAGCGGGTGATCTGGAGCGGATCCAGGTCGATGCGGATCAGGGTGCCGGGAAGCGCGAAGCCGCCGTCCTCGAACATGTCGTAGTCGGTCGGCCCGAGTTCGGTTCCGACCGCCAGAACCACGTCGGCGTCGGCAATCAGCGACCGGGTCGCCGGATAGGTGGCCGACAGCGACACGCCAAGTGGATGGCCGGAGGGCACCAGGCCACGTCCGTTCGTTGTCATGATCACGGGGGCGTCGAGGCGCTCGGCCAGCTCGCCGATGCGGGCGTCGCGGGCGCCGCCGCCGGCGAGAATGACCGGGGCGCGGGCGCCGGCGAGAAGGTCGGCCGCCCGGTCGAGAGCGGCGGGGTTCGGAGCCGGGCGGGCAAGCCGCATCGGCGCGGCGGGCTCGGCGTCGGCGACCTCGGCCAGGAGAACGTCGATCGGGATCTCGATATGGACCGGCCGGGGGCGCGCGCTGTCGAAGACGGCGAAGGCCTGGGCCAGCGCCGGCGCCAGTTCGCCGGTGGTGTGGAGGGTCCGGCTGAACGCGGCGACGCCGTCCACGAGCCCGCTCTGGTTTGGAAGTTCGTGCAGCCAGCCGTCGCCGCTGCCCATGCGGCCGTGCTCGTTGACGGTGGAGATGACCAGCATAGGAACGGAATCGCCGTAGGCCTGGCCCATGGCGGTCACGATATTGGTCATGCCCGGCCCGGAAATGATGAAGCACACGCCCGGCTTCCCGCTGGCGCGCGCATATCCGTCGGCCATGAAGCCGGCGCCCTGCTCGTGGCGCGGGGTGATATGGCGGATGCCGCTGTCGGTGAGGCCCCGGTAGAGCTCCACTGTGTGGATGCCGGGGATGCCGAACACGATCTCGACGCCGTAGCTCTTGAGCAGCCGCGGAAGCACGGCGCCCAGGGACACGGAAAGCTGCATCAGGAGTTGGCCTTCCTGCGGGTGAGTTGCCAGGCCGTCCGGGCCAGGATCACGAGGGTGACGATGGCGATCAGGATCACCGAGATCGCGGCAATCGTGGGGTCGACGTTGTCGCGCAGGCCCATCCACATCCGCCGCGGCAGGGTGATGGCGTCGACGGAGGTGATGAACAGGGTCACGCCGATCTCGTCCCAGGACAGGACGAAACACAGGAAGAAGGCGCCGAGAATCCCGAACCGGATGTTCGGCAGGATGACCTGGAAAATGCGCCGGGAAAGCGAGGCACCCATGGACTTGGCGGCGAGATCGATCCGCCGGTCGACCTGGGAGAGCGCCACCGTCAGCACGACGACGGCATAGGGCGAGATCATCACCGCATGGGCGATGGCGACGCCGATCCAGGTGTCGTAGCCGATCGGGCCGTAGATCTGGGAGAGCCAGTTCAGGAAGAAATAGAGGGTGAGGGCGGACACCACCGGCGGGGCGACCATCGGCAGGATGGCGATGCCCATGAGAAGCCGCGACCAGGCCGGCCTCAGCAGCCAGATGCCGAGCGTAAAACAGAGTCCGAGCCCGGTGGCCAGCGCGCTGGCCAGAAGCCCGACCCGGAAGGAGATCAGGATGCTGTCGAGCCAGGCCGGATCTTCTATCAGGTTGCGGTAGTGGCGCAGCGACCAGGCTTCCTCGGGGATGCTGAGATAGCGCTTCGGGGTGAAGCTCACCGGCACCACGGCGAGGAGCGGCATCAGCAGGAATACGGCGACGAGGGCCGCCAGCGCGATCATGACGGGGCCGGGGCGGGAGACCTTCACGGATTCACTCCCTTGCCGAGCCGCATCATGAAGGCCAGCAGGAAGCCGACGGTCGCCATCAGGAGCACGCTGATGGCGGCGGCCAGCCCCCAGTCCGGCACCTGGAAGATGCGGAGATAGACGAGCTCGGCCACCATGACGCTGCGGCCGCCGCCGAGCAGCGCCGGGGTTATGTAGAAGCCGATGCCGAACACGAAGACCAGCAGCGCGGCGCCGGCGATGCCGTTCCAGGTCATCGGCACGAAGAGCTGCCAGAAGATCCGGATGCGGGAGGCGCCCATGCCGCGGGCAGCCATCAGCACGCGTTCGTCGACATTGCGCATGGCGGTCGCCAGCGGAAACACGGCGAGCGG
The DNA window shown above is from Amorphus orientalis and carries:
- a CDS encoding phosphatase PAP2 family protein, with protein sequence MSHTSPPPSRLPRSFGEAIALLRTRFGWNEFVMLAALFVVAAGLWGFAEIVDEVLEGESHEFDEAIMLALRTAGDTADPIGPPALEIAMRDITALGSFPVLFLIGAIAVGYLVVLRSYASALLVIVSLVGGSALNTVLKQAFARPRPDLVAHLVDVHTLSLPSGHAMLSTVTYLTIGALLARVQPNRLLKIYTVAVAVALALLVGISRVYLGVHWPTDVLSGWCLGAAWAMACWLVARFVGRLRSPSSAAPRA
- a CDS encoding MBL fold metallo-hydrolase, whose protein sequence is MERMSADKWYETRRLADDVTYICEPHIVEFYRCNIWHVRGRDRDMLIDSGMGVVSLRAHVPLVTERALTAVASHTHFDHIGCHHEFEDRCVHAAEADLLAHPTRANTLADPYVTDEIFTALPPEPYSSATYAVKAAPATRILHDGDVVDLGDRHFEVIHTPGHSPGGIALYETATQILFSGDIVYDGPLIEDTYHADAADYVASMKRLYDLPVSVVHGGHFASYGPERHREIIGAWLREKGV
- a CDS encoding ABC transporter ATP-binding protein, whose product is MKSAGIEIVHVTQKFGAFTALDDVSLSIADGEFAVLLGPSGSGKTTLLSIIGGFLIPQTGDVLIGGTDMTTVPPAKRPTTTVFQDYALFPHMTLTNNVGFGLRMRGVGTSERNARAEEMLALVGLGGQGHKKPHELSGGQRQRVALARSLAVDPAVLLLDEPLGALDMKLRRQMQEELKRIQREVGTTFVHVTHDQEEAMAIADRIVVMNKGAIEDEGRPERIYLRPQSRFAADFMGLSCFLDGAVMASADGSVTVATQAGELTVASETAFSAGDRVTLSIRPEHFLTASGDDGRQALGEAIVESVSFLGTHHQAKVRHAVDQGFEATIMLPQTGEPAPGDRVGLWVAPDTPVILKR
- a CDS encoding ABC transporter permease; amino-acid sequence: MRGATRNRAGTVAAILYAAVIYGFIFLPVIVLVLFSFQDGRFPIPPFKGFSLRWYGELFADRYLTAALVNSVVVAVISSTVAVTLGFLAAFSLARFRLPGAGFQKALIMAPLTVSYLIIGMGLLITFNQIGFPKSLLAAGIGHVAINMPLCFAILYSQMGDHQANVERAARDLGAREWQVLTLVTVPMMWPALFASFFLSMTFSWDEFIISFLLTRFDVTLPVEIWNMLRSGLNPKTNAAGSLVFGISVGLVLLLELFVLRRRRPS
- a CDS encoding ABC transporter permease; translated protein: MATVHRRGSADLRPFGFVAPALAWTVAFFCVPFVVMAIVSLWERVGTDLVASWSFANYAKFFARGHFFEAMVNSLEVTFLVTVLSVLLAYPLAWILAEKVPPRWQRLALICAILPFWTSYVVRSYAWVLVLASNGVVNQALQATGLIDEPLRLANTRTATVIGFVHFFVMLLTLTIFANLMQLPKNYARAAADLGAGPIRTFWYVILPLTLPGIMVGAFLTFVLCIGDYITPQILGGNSDLVMPQLIMLQIDRRADFPTASALAILLMVVVTVVYIACARWLKLERS
- a CDS encoding ABC transporter substrate-binding protein, which produces MKTAMRTSLLALGVSAVALVAGQAQAQDQLNALVWCDHTDRELIQPFEEEHNVRVNLKEYEGTGTALSLIEQSQPGDWDVLVVDGIDVPRVVEAGILGELPADIAPDSIFPEVALDSQQVLDGKRYAVTEKFGYNTVSFNQAEVDPSVMADMTNLWSDGDLEGKLAVYDYYLPVMGMVAMGLGKKTADLSEADLPDIRDALFKLKDNAALVGGVVASQTALATGEVDVLVGGGEWVTAGLSAENPDLEWILPEQGGVMWSQSIGVFADSERKDLATEFVKYILSPEAQAKLATSSCYWAMPANEAAGDHLSEQQKKALRWDDQGEYLQNVQLYPAPDAELDAKMQDVWAEFLQH
- the speB gene encoding agmatinase, whose amino-acid sequence is MPRFGGPVTMMRLPSQPTAEGLDACFVGIPLDIGTSNRSGTRMGPRQIRDESRMLRPFNMGTGAKPFDSLQVADIGDVALNTFDLKKSVALIEEDYHAILAHDCVPLTLGGDHTLTYPILKAVSKKHGPVALIHIDAHADTSDEMFGEKIAHGTPFRRAFEDGCLDAQNTFQIGLRGTGYSPEDFDWARDKGFTVIQAEECWYKSMAPVMETVRERMGPDRPVYLTYDIDSLDPAFAPGTGTVEVGGLSTWQALEIVRGCRGLNLVGCDLVEVSPPYDPSGNTALIAANLLYEMLCVLPGVRY
- a CDS encoding LysR family transcriptional regulator, whose translation is MRLAGSDLRLLQVFDAVVRNGGFSAAEAELNIASSTISNHMTALEQRLGIKLCQRGRVGFALTEKGRRVHEAVRRLFRGIADFETDTDALRGRLTGELKVALVDSVAGDPNCRLTDAIRAFKTLAPDVSLSLVQERPQELQARVHDGTYHCGIGSFPHTISGLDRTPLYDERHELYVGVGHPLFEVPEDELNSAMLRRHAMVRRAYWREQDHKRFNLGPVEATVHQIEPQLMLVLSGRFVGFLPEHVAAPYVADGELRPILGEEINYVCGFEFLSRQGHRITQVLQEFRRCCIAAHESISRSD
- a CDS encoding 5-guanidino-2-oxopentanoate decarboxylase, with the protein product MQLSVSLGAVLPRLLKSYGVEIVFGIPGIHTVELYRGLTDSGIRHITPRHEQGAGFMADGYARASGKPGVCFIISGPGMTNIVTAMGQAYGDSVPMLVISTVNEHGRMGSGDGWLHELPNQSGLVDGVAAFSRTLHTTGELAPALAQAFAVFDSARPRPVHIEIPIDVLLAEVADAEPAAPMRLARPAPNPAALDRAADLLAGARAPVILAGGGARDARIGELAERLDAPVIMTTNGRGLVPSGHPLGVSLSATYPATRSLIADADVVLAVGTELGPTDYDMFEDGGFALPGTLIRIDLDPLQITRWIAPALGLVGDAALAVDGLLERLGPTGRTDGADRAARANAGAAELPEMARRDLSILAAVRETLPDARIAGDSTQLVYSGNAAFAMDRPASYFNSATGYGTLGYGLPSAIGAKLADDRPVIALSGDGGLQFCLGELASAVEAGAPVILLLHDNDGYGEIKSYMQARNIRPIGVDIVTPDLATIAAASGWQVVKPSVETFTDDLLESSRRDGPTMLIFTDAFREGWPA
- a CDS encoding ABC transporter permease, whose amino-acid sequence is MKVSRPGPVMIALAALVAVFLLMPLLAVVPVSFTPKRYLSIPEEAWSLRHYRNLIEDPAWLDSILISFRVGLLASALATGLGLCFTLGIWLLRPAWSRLLMGIAILPMVAPPVVSALTLYFFLNWLSQIYGPIGYDTWIGVAIAHAVMISPYAVVVLTVALSQVDRRIDLAAKSMGASLSRRIFQVILPNIRFGILGAFFLCFVLSWDEIGVTLFITSVDAITLPRRMWMGLRDNVDPTIAAISVILIAIVTLVILARTAWQLTRRKANS